The DNA sequence AGCGGATATTTTGAGAGTATTGCTTCACCTGCCCGTGCCCTTCTGTCTCCTATCCACTGCGGGCTTTCCTTCTGGAGGTTCCCTGACAGATAGAAGGCGCAGTTGTCCATGCCAGCGGCCCTTGCAATCTGCTTTGCCGTGTTGTCTCCATATTTGTTGTACTTAGCATCGTCCATGACTTCTTGAAGGGTTACGATGTCGGGCTTCTGCTCCTTGATGAAGTTTACTATCTTTGGCATCCGCGCCTCCCAATCGTTGTAAAGCCAAATGTTCAGGTCCAGCAGTTTCAGCATGCAGCCTATATTGCATTGAATTTATAAGAAACTTTGCTTGGTGTGGGCTGGGGCTCTCATACCGCGTTCCATGTATACTCTTCTTTGCACTTTTTCATAGATGTACCTGACTTCTGGCAGATTTATCACCCTGCCTGCCGTCTTGAAGAACTCTTTTACGGTTTCGTCGCTTTTTATTCTTTTGCTGTATAGCACCATCTGAATGATGTAGTCTAGCTTGTCAACCTGTTTGACCAGCTTCGCCTCTGCGGTGCGCTGAGCATGGTACTCGTCAAGGATCTCCCGAAGAGCGGTTTTTCCACCACCTGTCAAGATCGATGCCAGCTTCAGTTCATTTCTCCTTTCTCTTTTTCTTTTAATTTCCGGGAGCACAGCCATGAGCGATTTATCATATCTGGTCGCTATATCGCCAGTTATCGCTTCATTGATGTCATGGAAAAGCCCCATTACTGCGCACCTCTCCGCATCCAGCCTCATCTTTTTGGCAATCAGGTAGGATAGCACTGCGGTGCCGTACGAATGGTCTCCGTCGTGTTCGGGGTTTTTCACCTTTGCAATGATCCACCCTGCCCTGTCTACGTCCTTCAGCCTATCTGCCCTGAGCATGAATTGCAATATGCCGCCCAGGCCTTTGTCGGTTTTCATCACTACCAATCCATTTACGAGATCTGGTCAATGCATGCTCAAGCGCATGCCTTACCTTAGCTGCTTCTCCCAGAGTATGTAATCCTGCCCGAACCAGTGTTTCTTGAGCTTTCCTATTCTCCGCACATCCAATTTCGCCCCAAGCGCAATAGCTTGGTAGTTGCTGGCCCTGGAGTCGCCCCAGATTTTCCTAACGCCTTGACTTACCGCCAGCCGCTCTGCAAAATTGTGCATTAGTTTGGCTATTCCTTGCTTTTTGTAGCGTCTATTTACAAGAATCCATTCAAACGTCATTATAGACCTGTCCGCCGAATCAAAGGAAGTCCAAAGGCACCCTACGGGTTCAGAGCGCTTGAATGCCAGGACTGCAAAGCCTGCGCCTTTCAGAATGCCGCGCATGTAGGCCGAAGATACTTGCGACGAATAGGTTTGCCGGGCAGCCGCGTTGTAATGAGAAGCTTTAAGTATCTCTTTCTTTGCGAAAGGCACGAGGATTTTTACGTCGGCCGCTGTTGCACGCCTGACCTTTATCTCATTCTTTGGTCTAACATCATTTTTCTGTGACACCCTCCCACCCATAAGCGGTTTGTGTTTCCCGCGTCTTGCATGCCTTTGTTTAAATTTATGCATGCTATTCGTTTTATGCTTTGCGGTGCGCTTTCATTCAAAGTCGTCGACCCTGCAATGCCCTCCGGAATACTGCTCAACGGAAGCCACTACCGATTGATATGGTTGCCAGATACCTGGCGGCTCCTTGCGCGCTGGCGCGGAAGTGCATGTAGAACGACAAGCTGAAGATGCACACGTAAACCAGACTTGTCAGTACAGAAAGGTTAAAAGGCTTCATAAATAATTACCTCTGTGTCGAGCATGGACGTTATCGAGCTTACGAAAGAACTCATAGACATACCGTCAGATAGCAAAAGAGACGGCGAGGTAGAAGTGGCACGACGCGTTGTCGAGTACCTTGAAGGCATAGGCCTTGAGCCAGAACTCATCAGGTTCAACAGCAACAACGCAGACGTTGTATTGAGCATAGGAAGCGGCGAAGGGCTCATGCTGAACGGCCACATGGACACGGTTCCAGTAGGGGACCCCTCCCTATGGACAAACGGTATTTCTGCTAAGGTAACTGGGGAAAGGGTGTATGGCAGGGGAGCGTCAGACATGAAAGGTGGGATTGCATGTATGCTCGCAGCCCTGACGAACTCCGGCATTGCAAGCAGCAAGGCCAAGCGCAGACTTCTGGTAGCTTTTGTGGCAGGAGAAGAGACTAATTTTGGGGGCTCTACGTTCCTGCTGGACAACCGCATGGACCTTTTCGAAGGTGTCAAATACGGCATAATAGGAGAGGCGTCTTTCATGGG is a window from the Candidatus Micrarchaeum acidiphilum ARMAN-2 genome containing:
- a CDS encoding peptidase dimerization domain protein, which produces MDVIELTKELIDIPSDSKRDGEVEVARRVVEYLEGIGLEPELIRFNSNNADVVLSIGSGEGLMLNGHMDTVPVGDPSLWTNGISAKVTGERVYGRGASDMKGGIACMLAALTNSGIASSKAKRRLLVAFVAGEETNFGGSTFLLDNRMDLFEGVKYGIIGEASFMGSKMNMQTAQKGAMNIDITFRGKAAHGSRPWLGDNAILKAIKFIDSYQQAAENLKTEDRLLGKGSVNIGTINGGTASNVVPDTCRVEVDRRLVPGETAEEALGPG
- a CDS encoding GCN5-related N-acetyltransferase, with translation MHKFKQRHARRGKHKPLMGGRVSQKNDVRPKNEIKVRRATAADVKILVPFAKKEILKASHYNAAARQTYSSQVSSAYMRGILKGAGFAVLAFKRSEPVGCLWTSFDSADRSIMTFEWILVNRRYKKQGIAKLMHNFAERLAVSQGVRKIWGDSRASNYQAIALGAKLDVRRIGKLKKHWFGQDYILWEKQLR
- a CDS encoding metal dependent phosphohydrolase; protein product: MKTDKGLGGILQFMLRADRLKDVDRAGWIIAKVKNPEHDGDHSYGTAVLSYLIAKKMRLDAERCAVMGLFHDINEAITGDIATRYDKSLMAVLPEIKRKRERRNELKLASILTGGGKTALREILDEYHAQRTAEAKLVKQVDKLDYIIQMVLYSKRIKSDETVKEFFKTAGRVINLPEVRYIYEKVQRRVYMERGMRAPAHTKQSFL